From the genome of Plectropomus leopardus isolate mb chromosome 9, YSFRI_Pleo_2.0, whole genome shotgun sequence:
GCATGATATAACTTATTCACTTATTCTCAAgattattcatatatatattgttttttttggggggggggctttaattgataggactgCACGAGTGTGtaagggggggagagagaggggggcgacatgcagcaaagggccgcggccgctgcggcgaggacacagcctctgtacatgggcaTCCGCtctatccactcagccaccgacGCCCCGATTATCCATgtatttaaaggagcagtgctTATTCATAGTCATATCTCAGCATGTGTTTACTTGAATCAATATAcctgtatatttattttcattttcttcctctttgacCTACATATACATTAACATGGTGAAATCTATATTGAAAAGTGGTTATTAGATGCTAACAAACGATAAATAATGATATATGGGTAATGTATCTTTACATGATtgtaaaaatgacttaattgaCTTAACTGTGCCCTGTGATCTTTGGAGGGAAATTATTATTAAGTCCCATGCtataaagtcacattttcacattccTAATTGACGAACCTGACTGATAGCcgtcagctgtttttgaatgaatgtCAATGGCCATGGATGTGCATGTGCTTGGTTGTTATTCTCAAAGTTGTAGGTCTGTTTCTTTCCCCCGTCAGATGTGTTCTTCATGTCACCGGCCGGGCGCCACCATCGGCTGTGACGTCAAGACGTGCCGGAGGACGTATCACTACTACTGCGCTTTGAAGGACAAAGCCCAGATCAAAGAGAATCCCTCACAAGGGATTTACCTGTAAGCCACTTTGCCTTCGAACTcttgttgtcatttattttcaataaataaagatatatttCATTCATGTTCAATGAAAACATGCTTCTTTTGCTCCCGAACACAGTGTTTACTGTCGCAAACACCGGGATGCGTCTTTGGATGGCATTCAAGGTGAAGTATGCCTTAACATCTGTTATATCACTGAGCTGCATGGATGATTGGATTTACTGCTGGGTACCTGGTTTCCCTCTCAGTAGAAAAACTGTTTgcatttgcaaaacaaacacaaatacttaTAGCCCATGCATTTGAGTTGTTTGTAATGATGATTTTCTATATGTGTATCGGATTGTAAATAAAATGCACCAGCCTTAAGCGTTGGATACATCTTTGCTGAATGGAAAAGCTTGTCCTAATCATGATCCTTGGTTTGCATTAGATGAAGAGGGAGCTGTGGCCAATGATTCAGACTCGTCGCCTCCACAAAGCAGAGGCAGAGGAAGATTTGAGAAGGGCAGAGCTAAGGTCGGGTCTCGTGGCCAATCTGAAGACACGCGCTCCACCTCCTCGCAGGCTGCGGACGAGGAGAGTTCCTCCCATGTAAGGCAACGCGTCTGGTCACTGTCTGCCATGGTCTGTCTGCTGCATGTGTCCTGAGtgttgctctgtgtgttgtaGCGGGACAGGTCACCTCTTCGGGCCAGCCCGGGAGACGGCGGCCAGCGCTGTGGCTTTTGTCATGCCGGTGAGGAAGAAAATGAAACGAGAGGCATGCTTCATACCGATAACTCCAAAAAAGTGGCGGCACACTACAAGTGCATGGTAAGACTGTTGTGTATGGGCACGATTGTTTGAGTAATGTGTTGCAGAACACtttatgatgttatttttaatttaatttatttgatctttttgtAATCTGTGATCCATCCAAGCTTTTTTCATCGGGGACAGTGCAGCTCACCACTACGTCACGGGCTGAGTTTGGAAACTTTGACGTGAAAACAGTCATCCAGGaaataaaaagggggaaaagaaTGGTGAGAAGATTTGTTTatcttacattttaaaacctgttcaaagagtttaaaaactttaaaccGTTGGCCTTGGTTTTTCCCCAGAAATGCACGCTCTGCGCTCAGTTGGGTGCGACCATTGGGTGTGAAATCAAGGCATGTGTGAAGACCTACCACTATCACTGCGGCCTGCAGGACAAAGCCAAATACATTGAAAACATGGCGCGTGGCATCTACAAGTGAGCTCATTCACTGATAAACACATCTTCACTCTTACTCTTAATACATTGCTTTTGCTTTACAACCACATTTACATATAATTTGACTCTTCCGTTGGATTACATGTTGTATACATTGGGACACATCTTTATAATAACAATCCGAAACCTGATCTCACCCTTTTCCCTCTTAATGCTACAATCATAACTACACATCAGAGTGAAAGTAAAGGTGCCCGGGGGAGTTTTCTCAGTAACAAAGTTCTGTTAAAATCCAGTGTGACTTCACAAAATGCATTCAGTTCATACTTGAGGGCATGTTGGATGCGTTTCCCTcctcaaaaaaacatctgtaaagccaattaaaaacgaaaaaaacattgtgcatTATTTACACTCACCGGCCACTTCATTAGGCACACCTGTCCAACTGCTCGTGAATGCAAATTtctaatcagccaatcacatggcaGCAACTCAATGCATTTAGGCATGTAGACATGGTCAGGACGATCTGCTGCAGTTCAAACCGAGCATCAGAATGTGGAAGAAAGGTGATTTAAGTGACTTTGAACGTGGCATGGTTGTTGGTGCAAGACGGGCTGGTCtgagtatttcagaaactgATCTACTGGGATTTTCACGCACAACCATCTCTAGGGTTTACAGAGAATGGtccgaaaaagagaaaatatccagtGAGTGGCAGTTCTGTGGGCGAAAATGCCTTGTTgatgccagaggtcagaggaaAATGGCCAGACTGGTTCGAGCTGATAGAAAGGCAACAGTAACCCAAATAACCACTCGTTACAACCAAGGTATGCAGAAGAGCATCTCTGAACGCACAACACGTCGAACCTTGAGGCAGATGggctacagcagcagaagaccacAGTGGGTGCCACTCCTGTCAGCTAAGAACAGAAAACTGAGGCTACAGTTCGCACAGGCTCACCAAAATTGGACGATACAAGATTGGAAAAATGTTGCCTGGTCTGATGAGTCTTGATTTCTGCTGCGACATTCGGATGGTAGGGTCAGAATTTGGCGTATTTTCTTGGCACACTTTGGACCCCTTAGTACCAATTGAGTATCGTTGCAATGCCACAGCCTACCTGAGTATTGTTGCTGACCATGCCATCCCTTTATGACCACAGTGTACCCATCTTCTGATGGCTACTTCCAGCAGGATAACGCGCCATGTCATAAAGCTCGAATCATCTCAGACTGGTTTCTTGAACATGACAGTGAGTTCACCAGATCTCAATCCAATAGAGCACCTTTGGGATGTGGTGGAACGGGAGATTCGCATCATGGATGCGCAGCCgacaaatctgcagcaactgCGTGATGCTATCATGTCAATATAAACCAAACTGTCTGAGGACTGTTTCCAGTACTTTGTTGAAGGTATGCCACAAAGTATTAAGGCAGTTCTGAAAGCAAAAGGGGGTCCAACCCGGTACTAGCAAGGTGTACCGAATAAAGTGGCCGGTGAGTGTATATTTTGACTGTGCtacaaaaatctgtttgtggtgGAAGATGATTtaattgagagagagagaaaccaaGCCCCCagaagtgcgccaccctctgaagcaaaatttacatagtggccgaaagtggaagtACAGCGTCAGGTGATGCACACTGGCacagaaagacttttctccatttgttaacatcgggaaagagacctccttaaatcactggataattttttttttgagacatgttgacttttcagaacgcatttttttttatagccattattaaaaaaaaaaaagtcctaaagacataaaatacgctattttccgaatcaagatttggaattcggtgTTTCTCCAGACAAAATGAACATGCATCGGACCCACGGGACTCTACCGCGTGAACTCTAAGAGTTTCTGATAGCACAGGCTTCGTACCGGCTGTAGTAATGGATagttttgctgtaattcattagtttttaatcacaattcatcatttttaccattttacaacacatccatatgctgttggctgtaaagcctgtaatatggacgtcttaccaTGTCTctatcagagaccgtatatacagtctatggtctgtattcaaactaccggttatcagtgagcagcagaGCTCTAGAGACAGATACTAAaaggtactgaacgtagtattttcaaaagttgagctgtgtgataaaacatagggcaatattacaagcaccaccttttattacctttttatgggcACGACATATTcagattctgttaatttgatttctccggtTGTGATTACGATATCattccctgatgagttgtatgtatatgtgtgtgtgtgtagagagagagagagagataaatataccattatttgataatcacgtaaatattaaaaccgacagcgctgtcgttataccgccgattagctactgttgctaataagctaagctactatgACAGACATGCTCGTGCACGgcgctgttcgcttcgagcactcgggtcatctgagtgagcgagccagtgagtcgaagtcaatgctcgggtacactcggctgcgttcggctgtcgttaatcacttccacgcatgctctatgggccagtagatccaggtattttacacttttctaaaccccgaaaaagagttttctctgcttcatgcaccactgagcagctctcatagaaatgaatgaggccccgcccccacggctgtatccagacttccttataatacatccatgagaGAAAGTCATTTAGAATTTAGGacgccattttttttaatttttttttttgggttttagaACTTGACGATGTCACATTCCATCCTGATGTCACATTCCATCCTGATGTCATCGGTCTTTGAAAATTCAACTCTAAAGAGTTCTGCTTTGATGATGTCACATTACAGTTCCATAGAATTTGTCTTTGATGCTTACCTTATGAATAGAGgcacaaaactgaaaagaaacagaatCTGATCGGACAGCAAAGAAGTTACAGGTACACAGGATCTAGCTATTTCAACTGCACTTGGATAAGTGTTTGAAAAAATTAGTTAGcggaaatgaaatatttaaattacgACGATTGTAACATGGAGGCAATGTGTGAACCATTTGAGGTAGAAAAGAATGCCATTCTCTGTAGCAAGTCAGCACGCTACCTTATCGTGGACTTTAATGGAGAGggatgttttggaaaagttgcCAAGTGCATCAACCTCGAAACACTAGAGACAACAGCCATCAAGATCCATCACAGGAGTGACGATGAGGCCGTTTACAGAGAAGTGGAAATGCTCCCAAGAACTTAGCTACCTTGATCCAGAGAAATACAACATTGTGGAATTCAAAGACTATTTCACATATCAAGGCCAGTCTTGCCTCGCT
Proteins encoded in this window:
- the phf6 gene encoding PHD finger protein 6 encodes the protein MSGQRKGAASRLLKCAFCRTTRDKECGQLLVSDSQKVAAHHKCMLFSSALVTSHSDSENIGGFSIEDVKKEIKRGNKLMCSSCHRPGATIGCDVKTCRRTYHYYCALKDKAQIKENPSQGIYLVYCRKHRDASLDGIQDEEGAVANDSDSSPPQSRGRGRFEKGRAKVGSRGQSEDTRSTSSQAADEESSSHRDRSPLRASPGDGGQRCGFCHAGEEENETRGMLHTDNSKKVAAHYKCMLFSSGTVQLTTTSRAEFGNFDVKTVIQEIKRGKRMKCTLCAQLGATIGCEIKACVKTYHYHCGLQDKAKYIENMARGIYKLYCKNHSGNEERDEEDEERENRSRQRAENNHGGTPSTQV